GAGGGAAAATTTCAACGAACGCCACGACAGCGCACTCTGCTATCTCGCGAGACTACTTTATCtcgaagaaaagagaggtcCTCTAAAGAATAAACAGTATCGTGCAGTGATTTCTCTAATACATACGCAATTGGGAGCCAGTGGCCTGGACTTGGGCCTTTATCAACGCCATTTCTCTGTGGCGTCCGCGGCGCCAAAGAAGCTAAAATCTCATTGAACGATATGTCTTCCTCCCAACTGCTATATGTACCATGATAGATGAAGGGTAACAGAGATGAATGTCCTTTCCGGCTGTATGCTGGTGGAGAAATAGATGCTTCCTTTCAATCTAACCATCTGACTCGCTGTCATAGAGACGCATCTAGGATTCAAGACGCGATATTGAGAGAAATGGGATCCAACAGCTCCATTATACAGGGGCAAGAGTTAATTCCCAGCCAACAACATTCAAATCGATATACAGTTTATACTAGCGTTAAATTATGTTGAGTACTAAAGGCTATCTACTCTCTGTTgttgtttatttgtttatatttatatttaccGTCCGCTGCCATTTCGTGGGTTTGCCAGTCAACCGTGAACCAACTCTGTCTTTTGTCCTTGCTCATATATTCCTGTGAGAATATTGTGCAATACTCTTTGTCCTactcttcttgatgattATCATATTGTGATATCTAGGTACACAACATGTTTATCTTGAATTCCAATGCAGCCTGCATTGTGGCCATATCGGCTCTTGCGTGCACAATCATAGGCAATACATTCGATCCCGGCAACTTGAGATGCATTTCATCGCGCAATGCCAAGTTTAAGTGGATTTATAAACGGTTTGCTCCAGAAGCGGCCGTTAATCGAATTTTAGGTCGCAGGTCTGCCAAGCAGATCGGTATTAGTGTATATGTACACATTGTGGCAAGCTCACAGAATGAGACGGACGGATACCTAACCGTAAGTCGCACTcaattcctcctcctgcCATTCAGGCCTCTCTGAGCTCCTTTATCTATCCCCTATCGAGTCTTCTTACCTATGGTCTAACACTAAAGCAATGAATAGGATGAGACTATCCACAGCCAGTTACAAGTTCTAAGCTCCGATTACCAGCCGGCCGATATATCCTTCACTCTAAAAACCATAGACAGAACCATCAACGAGACGTGGGCTAATGGCACCGATCTTGAGCGCATGTGGTATGATGTTCGCAATGGAAATTATAATGATCTGAACCTCTGGTTCATTCCCAAGTTCCATACCCTTGGTCTTTGTACAGTTCCCACCGCGGGCGATGACCTTGATTCAGCCCTTACGCAAGACGGCTGCACTATTCGCTCAGATACTGTCCCCGGTGGCAGCTTGAAGAACTACAACCTCGGCAAGACACTCACGCATGAGGTTGGTCACTGGCTAGGGCTCCTACACACTTTTGAGGGGGGATGCGAGGGCGATGGCGACTTTGTTGATGATACGCCTGCGCAGGCGTCTCCCTCGAACGGATGCCCTGAAGGGAGAGACTCTTGCCCTGATAAACCAGGCCTGGATCCAATTCACAATTTCATGGATTattcgtacgagtacgtccAGAGTATTGCCTCTGCTCTTTGTTTAGGTGGTTCATACGACTGACTTGACTCCGCAGCTCCTGCTACAAAGAATTTACGCCTGGCCAAGTGGATCGAATGAGGAGTGTTTGGGGCGCATATAGAGAATGGGCAGCACATGATCCATATATATGAACTATTGCACTGTGTGCATGCAAGAGTTTGTAATACCCTAGAACCTGTAGGATGGAGATATGGCCGATGGAGGAGTTACTTAGAGAGTCATCTTTTATATAGAACGGAATATACAAATTAAAACCACATCCAGACTCGCCCGGTATTTTCCAATATACTACATTTTACGCCTCTACTTGTATACGAATTTAAGCATAGACCATGGCATCTTGCAACCTTTACCACTTATCCACCGGGTGGCCGAAGAATGAACAAAGAATAAGTGTTCGGATTGACGCTTTGTTGCAGAAAAAGGAGCCGGTTACCATCTGACATCCACTACAAATACCGTAACAAACGAACACTAAAAGAAATCCTacaacaaggccaagcctTTGACAATTTTCTTTCATTGTCCTGTTGAATTCGCCCGCGCTTAATATTTGTGTCTTGATCAGCTCATAAAGAGCGAGAAGTCCGGTTGTCCATCTTTACCCATCACTTCTCTTTGGATACATATCGAGGCGAAATACGAAGCCAATCATtcgcttctccatctctgtCGCCAGCACTCCATCAATACTCGTTTCTAATTTGTCATCCTATACAGACTACCAGACGATATGCGAAAACAAACGGACGAAACGCTAGAACCAACGCAGATCATGCATGAAACGTTACAAATGATGTTGGAATTAATGGAAGTCCTGGGTTTCAAACCGCAGGATGTCcaccaagatcaagggatggagatggaccaAGCAGGGATACCTGCCCTCCGCGATGAGAGAAAAGCCAACCtatataaaggttattaCGACATAGTTGAGCACAAGAACAGGATAGAGAGAGCCCTCGCCTTGTTGGAGAGACAGGAGGCTGAATCGCTGAAGCAACCGGATCGAAGGAAGACAGCACATATTCGCAAAGCACTGTTGGCATTCACTGTGGATGACTTATAGCGGTTGAACATGCAGGCTCCCGCCTTAGCATCAGTGACTTATACTGACTGCCACATTCACTTGAGATGCATTCACTGACAGCCACGTCACTGATGGCTCCGTTTGAGGATAAGAGGCCGACTCTTTCCTCACTAGCTAGTTTAGTTGTTCTTTAGGTCTTTAGCTGTTAGCAATACACACAACTAAACAACAACTAGCACCtcgaagaaaaggaaataaatggACAAGACCAAAGCGGCATTAGCAAcgctttctttcttcagaAGCCTACCAAAGCCCACTTTGTAGGAAATATTCAATCGAGTACCACGATGCCAGAGCACTGGTCGCGATTCCGAAGAGTTTGGGAAACGCACCAAGTTCATTCGTCACTCCCC
This genomic stretch from Trichoderma breve strain T069 chromosome 1, whole genome shotgun sequence harbors:
- a CDS encoding pregnancy-associated plasma protein-A domain-containing protein, with protein sequence MFILNSNAACIVAISALACTIIGNTFDPGNLRCISSRNAKFKWIYKRFAPEAAVNRILGRRSAKQIGISVYVHIVASSQNETDGYLTDETIHSQLQVLSSDYQPADISFTLKTIDRTINETWANGTDLERMWYDVRNGNYNDLNLWFIPKFHTLGLCTVPTAGDDLDSALTQDGCTIRSDTVPGGSLKNYNLGKTLTHEVGHWLGLLHTFEGGCEGDGDFVDDTPAQASPSNGCPEGRDSCPDKPGLDPIHNFMDYSYDSCYKEFTPGQVDRMRSVWGAYREWAAHDPYI